The genomic segment AGCGCGATCCCTGGCCGGCGTTGCTTTCAATGGTCATACTTCCGCCCATGCTTTCGATCCTGCTTTTGACCACATCCAACCCCACTCCGCGCCCCGAGACCTCGGTAACTTTCTCGGCGGTGGAAAATCCGGGGCGGGCCAAAAAATCGAAGACCTGCTTCTGGCTGAGACTGGAGGCCTGCTCCTTGGTGATCCAGCCTTTTTCCACGGCCTTCTGTTTTATTTTTTCGGAATCGATCCCCCGTCCGTCGTCCTCCACCACTATCAGGGCCTGGTCCTTGACCTTTTGGGCGGACAGGGTCACGGTGCCGATCTTTCTCTTGCCCAGGGCTTCCCGCTGGGCCATGGTCTCCATGCCGTGATCCACCGAATTGCGCAGCAGGTGCACCAGGGGCTCGGCCAGCATCTGGAGAATGGAGCGGTCCATTTCCAGTTCCCGGCCTTCCAGCTTAAAGTCTATGTCCTTGTTCAGCACCTTGGCGGCGTCCCGCACCACCCGGGGAAAGCGGTCGAAGATCTCGGACATGGCCACCAGCCGAGAGGCCAGCACCTGATGCTGCAGTTCGGAGGTGATCTGGGCCACTTGGTCCACGCTGTCCTGGATCAGTGTGTTTTGGGACATCTGGGCCAGTTGCTTAAGCCTCTCCCGCCAGACCACCAGCTCGCCCACCAAGTTCATCAGCTTGTCCAGCCGGGCGGTGGAGACCTTGACCTCGCGGGGGCGCTCCTGGGCCAGCTGGGTAAAAGCGCTGACGGTGCGGCGTTCCACCGCCTGCTCCTCGGTCTCCTCCACCACTTCTTCGATCTCGATGTCCTCGATCTCGCTGTAACCGATGCGGGACTTGATCTCCTTTTCGCTGTGGAGATTGGTGACGAAGAACACCGAGAAGCCCCGGTCAAAGCGCTCGGCTTCCAGATCGCGCCGCTCGGGCACGGTATAGGCTATCTTCCCGAACTGTTCCATGGTGTGCAGTACCAAAAAGGCCCGGGCCGATTTAAGCGCCACATCGGCTTCCAACAGCACCCGGACCTTATAAACGAAGGAATCGGCGGTCTTCAGAGGATTTATCCGGGAAAAATCGTTGCCGCCGGAAACGTTGGAGACAACCTCAGTTTTTGAACTTTGGGGAGCGGCTGCCAGCGATTCAATTTTCTTGGACAGCTCGGCCCCCTTTTCTTTGAGGCTTTTCTGGGGATCGCGCCCGGCGGCCAGCTCGGCCACCGCATTTTCCAGATAGTCGATGGATTCAAAGATGGCGTCCACCTGGGGCTGGGCCAGCTTAAGCTGGCGCTTGCGCAGCCGGTCCAGAAGATCTTCAGCCTTGTGGGCTAGCTCGGCGATCTGATCCTGCCCGATGGACCCTGCCATGCCCTTGATGGTGTGCATAGAGCGGAAGATCTCGTCCAGCAGGGCCGGGTCGTCCGGGTTTTTCTCCAATGCCAAAAGAGCCCGGTTGAGACTGACCAGATGCTCCCGGGTTTCAGAGACAAAGAGATCTCTATACTTGGTAGTGTCCATCTTTACTGCAGATTGTCTATATGACCATAAAATTCTCAAAAAGCCAAAACAAACGCTTGGTTTTAAGCCCCGTTCTTTTGACCTTTGATTTTGGTAATCAGCTGATCTGCAGCACCCGGCGGGCGGCTTCCAGCACCCGGCTGGGCTGGAACGGCTTGACCACAAAATCCCGGGCCCCGGCCTGGATGGCTTCCACCACCAGGGCCTGCTGGCCCATGGCGCTGCACATCAAAACCCTGGCGTTGGGATCCAACTGCATGATGGCCTTGACCGCTTCGATGCCGCCCATGTCGGGCATGATGATATCCATGATCACCAGGTCGGGCTTGAGTTTCTTGTACTGTTCAACCGCCTCGGCCCCGGTCGCTCCCTCACCGCAGACCTCAAAGTCCCCTTTCTTGAGGATGTCCGAGATCATGGTGCGCATGAAGATGGCGTCATCAACCACTAAAACCCTGTGCCCCATTTATTTCTCCTCCAATGCTAAAATTTTATCTAAATTTAAAATTATTACTTTCTCGTCTTTGGCTCCCAGGACAGACTGGTAGAACCTGCCTGATCTGGTCCTGGTAACGGCCTCCGGCACAGGCTGGGCCTTCATTTCAGAGGTTTCCACGCTCTGCACCCGGTCCACTACCAGCCCCACGTCCTCACCGTTATGCTCTACTATCAGTATCACCATGTCCCGGCCGTTCTCAATGTTGGCCAGGCCCAGCCTTTGGCGAAGATCCACCACAGCCACTATGGCCCCGCGCAGGTTGATCAGGCCGGTTACATAGGGTGGAGCTAGGGGCACAGGAATGATGTCCTGCATCTCCTCAATGGACTTTACCTGTTCGGTGCCAAGTGCAAACTTTTCACTTCCCAGGTTAAATATGACCTTTTCTTCCGATGCATTTTTTTCAGTCATAGCGGTCTCAATTTTTTATAACTGGCTGGAATATATAATCCTTACCAGTTTATCGCTTTTTTGAAAAGAAGTCAATAGTTAAATGGAAAAATGTTGTTGTTTCGCTGTTAAAAGATAAAATGTTTGGGTATTATCATTTCGGGTAAAATAAAAAACAGCTCCGGTTATATACCCGGAGCTGTTTAGGGTCTATCTGCTCTCTATTTGTCCCGGTGCTTTTTCAATCTTTCCTCAAATAACACATACAAAGTAGGAACAAAAACCAGCGTCAGCACCGTGGACGCTATCAGACCGCTGATCACCGAGATGGCCAACGGAGCGTATGTTTCAGAGCTTTCGCCTATTCCCAGCGCCATCGGGACCATGCCCACGATGGTGGTCAGGGTAGTCATCAATATCGGACGCAGCCTGGTATGCCCGGCCTTGATCACCGCCTGGTAAAGAGCCAGGCCCTCTCTTCGCAGGACATTTGCATAGTCAACCAGCAGGATGGCGTTGGAGACCACGATCCCCACCAGCATGATGATGCCGATGAAAACGATCACCGAGAAGTTGATCCCGGTCAGGAACAGGCCCCAGATCACTCCCACTATCCCCAGCGGCACCGAGAAAAGGATGACGAACGGGTCCAGCAGGGACTCGAACTGCGCGGCCAGCACCATGTAGACCAGCATGATGGCCAGCAGCATGGCGTAGAACAGGCTCTTGAAGCTGTCGGCCATGTCCTTGGCCGATCCGCCCACTTCGATGGTGAAGCCCTCGGGAATGCTGATCTTGGCAATTTCTTTGGCCAGGTCACCGTTGATGGCCCCGATGGCCCGCCCCTTGGCGTTGGCGGTGACCGAAACGATCCGCTGCTGGTTCTTGCGGCTGATGTCCACCGGGCCGAAGGCCTTTTCCACCCGGGCGATATTGGAGACCGGCACCAACTGCCCCATGGCGCTCATTACCTTCAGGTTCTTGATGTCCGGCATCTGGGAACGGTCCTTCTCCTGGAAACGCACCACCACGTCGTATTCCTTGCCGAATTTGCTGTCGCGGAACCGGGTCACGGTCTTCCCCTTGAAGGCCGTCTCCACCGCCGAGGCCACCTGATAGACGCTGAGTCCCAGGGCCCCGGCCTTGTCACGGTCCACGATTATCTGCAGTTCCGGCATGCCTTCGCTGCGGCTGACCGTGACATCCTTGGTGCCCGGCACCGAGGCCATTATCCCCTTGACCTGCTCAGCCAGTTTTTTGGAGGCCTCCAGGTCGTATCCCTGGATGTCCACCTGGATCGCTCCTCCGGAACCCATGCTCATGATCTGGGAGATCAGACTGCCGGAGGCGAAAACCGCCTTGGCATCCGGAATGGCGGCCACCTTGGCCCTCAGTTTGTCCATGATCTCGTCTATTCCCCGGCTCCGCTGGGAGCGGGGCCCGAGCTTGACCCTGATAGCGCCGATATTGGGCCCGGAATTGGCCATGGCCTTGCGCATCCCCTCGCCTTCGCCGAATTGGGTGTAGATGGTATTGGCCTCGGGGATGTCCGCCTTGATGATATCCTCTATCCGCTGCATGACAGAACCAGTCTGTTTGAAAGAGGTTCCCACCGGCATGGTGATGCTGACGGTGAACTCCCCCTCGTCGCTGGTGGGCATGAACTCGGAGTCGCTCAGCCCGAACAATGCTCCGCTGACTATCACCACTCCCAGTGTGATCGCCATCACCGCTTTTTTCCGGGACAAGGCCCAGGTTAAGATATTTTGATAGACGTCATCCAGGCCTTTAAGCCACTGTCCTATCTTGTCCAGCAGGTTTTTCCACCAGGAGGATCCGCTTCCGTCTACCTGATGGCTTTCAATTTTCAGGAACCGGCTGGTCAACAGGGGCAAAAGCATCATGGAGACGAAATAGGATCCGATCAGGGAGAAGGAAACGGTATAGGCCATGGGCCGGAACAGCACCCCGGCTATCCCGGAGACGAAGGCGATTGGCAGAAAGACCACGATGGTGGTGATGGTGGCGGCCAGCACCGCCATGGCCACCTGGTCGGATCCTTTCAGGGCAGCTTCCTCGGGACTCTGTCCGGACTCCCGGTGCCGGTAAATGTTCTCCAGCACCACGATGGAATCGTCCACCAGCCGCCCCACCCCCAGGGCCAGTCCGCCCAGGGTCATGATGTTGAGGGTCATGTTGCGGAAGTAAAGCAGGATGAAGGTAACGATGATGGAGAACGGTATGGAAAGGGAGATGATCAACGTGCTGGAGAAGTTGCGCAGGAACAGGATTATGATCAGCACCGCCAGCAGAGACCCGGTAATGGCCTCGGTTTCCAGGCTTTTAATGGAGCCCCGGATGAATTCGGCGGAATCGAAGGCGGTCGAAAGCGCTATGTCGGAAGGCACCTGTTTCTGCAATTCCTTAAGCTTGGCCTGTATTTTGTTGCTGACCGCCACGGTATTGGAACCGGACTGTTTTTGAACGACCATGGCCACTGAGCGCTGCCCGTTGAGCTTGGTTTCCGAGTCCAGTTCATTGAAGCTGTCCTCAACCTTGGCTATGTCCCGCAGATAGACCGGGGTTCCGCCCTTGTTGCCGATCACCGTGGCCGATATCTGTTCCACAGTCTTGAATTCGCCCGGGATCCTGATCAGAAAATCCAGCTGGCCGCTCTTGAGGTGGCCGCCGGGAAGATTGAGATTGGAGGCCATCAGCGCCATCCCCACCTGGTCAAAGGAAAGCCCCAGAGCCTCCATCCGGGTGCGGTCTATGTTGACGTGGATCTGCCGGTCCTGCCCCCCCTGCACCGTCACCGAGGCCACCCCGGGAATGCGGGCCAGACGGTCCTTGAGGTTATCGTCGGCGTATTGCCGCAGCTCGGAAACTCCCCGGGGGCTGGAGACGCCTATCACCATCACCGGCATCAGCGACGGATCGAACTTGACGATGATCGGGTTTTGGACCTCGGCCGGCAGATACGACTTTACCAGGTCGATCTTTTCCCGGACGTCAATGGCGGCGGCGTCGATGTCGGTGCCCCAGTCAAACTCCACGATGACCATCGAGGAGCCTTCCTTGGATGTGGACCGCACGTTCTTGACGTCCCGCACCATGCTGACCGCGCTCTCGATGCGGCGGCTGACCATGGCCTCCACCTCGGCCGGGCCTACCCCGGGGTAATCGGTCATCACCGCCACGATGGGAAATGACATATCGGGCAGCAGGTCTATGTTCAAGTTTACCATGGCCACCAGCCCGATGATGGTGATGCCGATGAAGATCATGAAGACTGTGACCGGCCGCTTGATCCCAAATTCGGATAGAATCATGGTTATTTGCCTCCTACTATCTCCACCGCCGAACCCTGGGCGACGGAATGCTGGCCGGCCACTATCAGTTTGTCGCCGAAGGACAGGCCCGACCTGATGGCGCTGGTCTCGCCCATGTCCAGATCGACCGCTATCTGGCGGACCACGGCCTGCCCGTTCTCCGCCACAAACACCTGGGCCCCGGCATCGCGTTCAATGATGGCAGTGCTGGGAATGACTATGCCCTTCAAATGACGCTTGATGTTGATGCTGGCCCGGGCATACATCCCGGGGCGGATCTTGAGCCCGGCATTGTTAATGGCGATCTCGGCCTTGGTGGTACGGCTCAGGTTGTCCACTGTGGGCGACAGCCGGGATATCCGGCCGATGAAGGTCTGGTCCGGCCAGGCATCTATGGAGACCCGGGCCGTAGCCCCCCGGTTGACCCTTGATATCTCGGCCTCGGGCACCTGGACCACCAGTTTTACCTGGTGATAGTCGGCTATCTGGAATAGCGGCATGCCCGGTGCCACATGGGCGCCGGTGTCAAAATACCTCTTGGTCAGCCAGCCCGAAATGGGGGCATCCAAAACTGCTTCCTTGAATTCTACCCCGATCTCGTCCCGGTCGATGCTTACCACGTTCTGGCCCTTTTCCACCCAGTCCCCTTCCTCCAGCAGATATTTGATGATCTTGCCGGGGACCTTGGCCGGGACTTCGGTCTGGTTCTCGGCCATCATGGTGCCAGAGAGATTGAGGGTTTCATCGTAGTCGGAAGGCGCGATGGTCAGCACCTCAACCGGGAATTTTGTGGCCGACTCCTTGGCGCCTTTTTTGCTTAAGGCCACTTTTACCAGCCGGAAGCCGATCAATGCAACTATGGCGGCCAGAATTACGATCAGGATGTTCTTGCCCTTCATGAATGAACCTTGCTCCTTGTACAGTATATTCTTTGTTATGTGTTATTAACCAGATCGCTTAACAGGGGCCATTTTATCAGGAATCCATGAAACCAGAAATACTAACTTCACCATTCCCAATTCACCAAGTTTGTCATAGTGTCCTAATGCCCATGGAAAAGTTGCCCGGGAAGCCTTTACCTAAGCGCCGCCCCCACCGCTTTCTCCAGCCTGGCCAGGGAAACCAGATAATCATGCACCGCCTGGATCCGGTTGGTCTGGGCCTGGGTCAGGGCCAGCTGGGCGTCCAGCACGTCAAGGTTGGTGGCCTGGCCGCTCTCGTAGCGGGCCTTGGCGATCTTCAGGGCCTCTTCGGCCTGGCCCACCGAAAGCTGCTGGGAGAATATTGTCTTTTCGCTGGCCTTCAGCGTCAGGTATCCGGCCGAGACCTCCAGCCGGATCCAGTCTTCAACCTGCTGTTTTACCAAGCTCAGCTGCCGGGAATTAGCCCGGGCTTCCTTGATCTTTCCCAATCCGGAACCGCCGTCGAACAGGGACCAGCTGGCGGAGATCCCCAGGTCCCAGTTCTTGTTCCACTCGTCACTGCTGGAGAACCCTGAACCCTTGCTGTAGGAATAATCGGAGAACAGGGCCACGGTGGGCTGATAGCTGGAGTATGATATTAATTTAGCCTTCTCTACCATTTTTTGCCGCAGTACTAGAGACCTGAATTCCGGCCGTAAGTCAAGGGCTTTGGCCGTTAATGAGGCACTGTCGATCTCCACCGTAAAATATTCCATGGAGTCGGATAATGTCACCGGGGCTTCCAGTTTGCGGTTCAAGGCCATATTAAAGGCCTGACGTGACAGATCCACCGCGTTCTGCATCCGGATCAGCTGGGGCTGGAGATTGGAAAGCTGTACCTCGGCCCTCAGCAGGTCATAGCGGGAAACCATGCCGTTCTGGTAAAGAGCCCTGACCCGCTCCACATGTTTTTCTATGGAGGAGACAGCTTCCTTTGTTACAGCCAGGGCGCTTTGGGCCAGCAGCAGATCGTAGTAGGCCTGTTTGGCGGTGAAAATCACAGCAGCTTTGGCGCTGTCGTAAGACTCGGCGGCCGCTTTCAGGTTAAGCCGGGTGATCTGAAAACCCTGCCAGATCCTGCCCCCGGTATAGATCGGCCAGCTGGCAGTGAGTTTGCCGGAATAAGTGTTTCCGATCTTGTCGGAAGTGATAGAAGCGCTGGACATCGGCACTACGTCGCCGGTGGGGACGTGGGTGCCGTCCAGCACCGGGAGATAATAGGTCTGCCCCATTTTCATGTCGATCAGGCTGTTGAGGCGCACCAGGCTGCCCGAGGCCGAGATCTGGGGAACCAGATTGCCTCGCACCGACTCCATCTGTCCCTGGGCGGCGGTGATCTTTTCCCGTGAGACCTGAATGGAAGGATTGTTCTTCAGTGCAATATCCACCGCCTGCTGTAGCGAATATTCCTCGGCCATGGCAGCCGTTAAGGATAATACCATCACCATTACAAGGAAAAACGTTTTTTTCATTTTAAGCCCTTTGTCTTTGTTTCCAATATTTTTTTGTTATTATCTATTGTGACTTTATCCCGTTGAAGAAAATCCCGGTTATGAACTTGACTTCTTCTGGGTCGTTGATCTTTTTCTTGTTCAGTAGCGATCCCATGGCCGAGCCGTGGGTCAGATTGAACAGGGCCGCAGAGGTGCGGACCGGGTCCTTTGCGGAAAATACTCCCTCTTTGATGCCCTGTTTGATCATGCTGGCCACTATGGTGGTCAGGTTCCTGAAATGGACCATCATGTTCTCGGCCGTCGGTAATGAATTCATCCCCGGGCGTTCTTTGCTTAACAGCTGCAGGAAATCGACGTTCTGTTCAAAGATCAAAAGCATGGTCTTGATAACCTTCTCCACTTTGGCTGGGGCTGGAAGGTCCTCCTGAGATACCTGTTCCAGGCTCTTTTCAAAATTTATGATCTCTTCTTCCAGCATGGTGGCAAAAAGGTCGTCCTTGTTCTGGAAATAGCCGTAAAGAGTGCCTTTGGCAAACTCGGCCTTCTCGGCGATCTCATCCAGGGTGGCTGCGTGCAAGCCTTTCTGGGCGAAGACCTGGCGGGCGGCCTTTAGTATCTCCTGGCGTTTAACCAGCCGTTCCCGTTCCTTGCGCGGTATGCTTTCCATAGTAACCTGTATTTTTGTTGGATTTGATGAATAATTCCTTTGCCATAACCGGCCAGGGGAATTAAGGCTAAAACACGCTGATACCTAAATATTTTTTGGGATCCTTTTTTATATCCTTGATAAGCTTGTTCAGTTCTTCCGACGATTCCTTAAGGTTTTTATACAGATCTTCATCCTTTGACAGCTTGCCAAGGTTACCCTCGCCTTTTTCCATCCGGTTCAGAATGAGGTTCAACCGCCGGGAGGTGGAGTCCAGGGTATTGAATAGCTCCGGTTCCCTGATCATCCGGCCCAAAGTTCCCTGGCCCCGCTTCAGGCTGTCGGAGATGGTGTTGATGTTGGACATGGTCTGATTGAGGTTGTTGTACAGGGAAGGGTCGTTCATCAGTTTGCCCACAGTCCCCTTGTTATTCTTTACCAGTATTATCAAGTGGTTCAGGCTTACCAAAGCAGAATCCAAATTTGTGTAAAGCCTTGGATCATCTATCATCTTGCCCAGGGTGCCGGTGCCCTTTTCTATCTTCTTCATGATCACATTGAGCGAGATGGCCGTGGAATTAAGGGTATCCGAGATCTCGGCCACTTTGCCCATTATCTCCTCGGGGGCCATCACCGCTATGGTAGACAGTTCCCCTCCGTTTTCCATCATCGGACGGTCCATCGAAGCCGGCACTATCTCCACCAATTTGTCGCCCAGCAGCCCCATGCTGCTGATCCTGGCCATGGAACCCTGCCGGATCCTGGGCTGGGCCTGCTTTTCAATCCTTAAGCGGGCCTCCACCTTTTGGCGACCGCCTATCTCCACCAGGGCAATGCTTTTGACCACTCCCACTTGGAACCCGGAGACCCTCACCGGGGCGCCTTCCTGCAGACCGCTGACGTCGTCGAACCTGGCGTTCAGATAATAACGCTGTTTCAACAGCCCTTGGCGTTCTCCCACCGAAAGCACGGCCACCAGGGCCACCGCCAGGCCCACGGTTATCAGCAGGCCGACCTTGAATTCGTGGGACAGTTTATTGATTGGCATTTTCGATCGTTCCCCCTTTAATGAAGTCCTGGACGAATTTTAGTTTGGAACCCTTTAGTTCGTTGGAGGTGCCGGAGAAAAGTATCCCGCCGTCCTTGATCACCTCAAAGCGGTCGGCCACTTTAAAGGCGTTGGCTATTTCGTGGGTCACCACAATGGAGCCCACCTTGTGTTCATCTTTCAGCTTATTGATCA from the candidate division TA06 bacterium genome contains:
- a CDS encoding chemotaxis protein CheA, with translation MDTTKYRDLFVSETREHLVSLNRALLALEKNPDDPALLDEIFRSMHTIKGMAGSIGQDQIAELAHKAEDLLDRLRKRQLKLAQPQVDAIFESIDYLENAVAELAAGRDPQKSLKEKGAELSKKIESLAAAPQSSKTEVVSNVSGGNDFSRINPLKTADSFVYKVRVLLEADVALKSARAFLVLHTMEQFGKIAYTVPERRDLEAERFDRGFSVFFVTNLHSEKEIKSRIGYSEIEDIEIEEVVEETEEQAVERRTVSAFTQLAQERPREVKVSTARLDKLMNLVGELVVWRERLKQLAQMSQNTLIQDSVDQVAQITSELQHQVLASRLVAMSEIFDRFPRVVRDAAKVLNKDIDFKLEGRELEMDRSILQMLAEPLVHLLRNSVDHGMETMAQREALGKRKIGTVTLSAQKVKDQALIVVEDDGRGIDSEKIKQKAVEKGWITKEQASSLSQKQVFDFLARPGFSTAEKVTEVSGRGVGLDVVKSRIESMGGSMTIESNAGQGSRFLLNVPLSLAIIRTLLVSAREQVYALPMSQVMETFELKPENVRTLQGKTAIVYRSQAIPVQRLSRVLKLETEEGILSGPTVVLERQGSFAAYVIDRMVGQQEIVVKPLSRFLNANKTFSGVAISREGYPMLIVDVNNLET
- a CDS encoding response regulator, with protein sequence MGHRVLVVDDAIFMRTMISDILKKGDFEVCGEGATGAEAVEQYKKLKPDLVIMDIIMPDMGGIEAVKAIMQLDPNARVLMCSAMGQQALVVEAIQAGARDFVVKPFQPSRVLEAARRVLQIS
- a CDS encoding chemotaxis protein CheW, which codes for MTEKNASEEKVIFNLGSEKFALGTEQVKSIEEMQDIIPVPLAPPYVTGLINLRGAIVAVVDLRQRLGLANIENGRDMVILIVEHNGEDVGLVVDRVQSVETSEMKAQPVPEAVTRTRSGRFYQSVLGAKDEKVIILNLDKILALEEK
- a CDS encoding efflux RND transporter permease subunit, with product MILSEFGIKRPVTVFMIFIGITIIGLVAMVNLNIDLLPDMSFPIVAVMTDYPGVGPAEVEAMVSRRIESAVSMVRDVKNVRSTSKEGSSMVIVEFDWGTDIDAAAIDVREKIDLVKSYLPAEVQNPIIVKFDPSLMPVMVIGVSSPRGVSELRQYADDNLKDRLARIPGVASVTVQGGQDRQIHVNIDRTRMEALGLSFDQVGMALMASNLNLPGGHLKSGQLDFLIRIPGEFKTVEQISATVIGNKGGTPVYLRDIAKVEDSFNELDSETKLNGQRSVAMVVQKQSGSNTVAVSNKIQAKLKELQKQVPSDIALSTAFDSAEFIRGSIKSLETEAITGSLLAVLIIILFLRNFSSTLIISLSIPFSIIVTFILLYFRNMTLNIMTLGGLALGVGRLVDDSIVVLENIYRHRESGQSPEEAALKGSDQVAMAVLAATITTIVVFLPIAFVSGIAGVLFRPMAYTVSFSLIGSYFVSMMLLPLLTSRFLKIESHQVDGSGSSWWKNLLDKIGQWLKGLDDVYQNILTWALSRKKAVMAITLGVVIVSGALFGLSDSEFMPTSDEGEFTVSITMPVGTSFKQTGSVMQRIEDIIKADIPEANTIYTQFGEGEGMRKAMANSGPNIGAIRVKLGPRSQRSRGIDEIMDKLRAKVAAIPDAKAVFASGSLISQIMSMGSGGAIQVDIQGYDLEASKKLAEQVKGIMASVPGTKDVTVSRSEGMPELQIIVDRDKAGALGLSVYQVASAVETAFKGKTVTRFRDSKFGKEYDVVVRFQEKDRSQMPDIKNLKVMSAMGQLVPVSNIARVEKAFGPVDISRKNQQRIVSVTANAKGRAIGAINGDLAKEIAKISIPEGFTIEVGGSAKDMADSFKSLFYAMLLAIMLVYMVLAAQFESLLDPFVILFSVPLGIVGVIWGLFLTGINFSVIVFIGIIMLVGIVVSNAILLVDYANVLRREGLALYQAVIKAGHTRLRPILMTTLTTIVGMVPMALGIGESSETYAPLAISVISGLIASTVLTLVFVPTLYVLFEERLKKHRDK
- a CDS encoding efflux RND transporter periplasmic adaptor subunit; the encoded protein is MKGKNILIVILAAIVALIGFRLVKVALSKKGAKESATKFPVEVLTIAPSDYDETLNLSGTMMAENQTEVPAKVPGKIIKYLLEEGDWVEKGQNVVSIDRDEIGVEFKEAVLDAPISGWLTKRYFDTGAHVAPGMPLFQIADYHQVKLVVQVPEAEISRVNRGATARVSIDAWPDQTFIGRISRLSPTVDNLSRTTKAEIAINNAGLKIRPGMYARASINIKRHLKGIVIPSTAIIERDAGAQVFVAENGQAVVRQIAVDLDMGETSAIRSGLSFGDKLIVAGQHSVAQGSAVEIVGGK
- a CDS encoding TolC family protein — encoded protein: MKKTFFLVMVMVLSLTAAMAEEYSLQQAVDIALKNNPSIQVSREKITAAQGQMESVRGNLVPQISASGSLVRLNSLIDMKMGQTYYLPVLDGTHVPTGDVVPMSSASITSDKIGNTYSGKLTASWPIYTGGRIWQGFQITRLNLKAAAESYDSAKAAVIFTAKQAYYDLLLAQSALAVTKEAVSSIEKHVERVRALYQNGMVSRYDLLRAEVQLSNLQPQLIRMQNAVDLSRQAFNMALNRKLEAPVTLSDSMEYFTVEIDSASLTAKALDLRPEFRSLVLRQKMVEKAKLISYSSYQPTVALFSDYSYSKGSGFSSSDEWNKNWDLGISASWSLFDGGSGLGKIKEARANSRQLSLVKQQVEDWIRLEVSAGYLTLKASEKTIFSQQLSVGQAEEALKIAKARYESGQATNLDVLDAQLALTQAQTNRIQAVHDYLVSLARLEKAVGAALR
- a CDS encoding TetR/AcrR family transcriptional regulator, which gives rise to MESIPRKERERLVKRQEILKAARQVFAQKGLHAATLDEIAEKAEFAKGTLYGYFQNKDDLFATMLEEEIINFEKSLEQVSQEDLPAPAKVEKVIKTMLLIFEQNVDFLQLLSKERPGMNSLPTAENMMVHFRNLTTIVASMIKQGIKEGVFSAKDPVRTSAALFNLTHGSAMGSLLNKKKINDPEEVKFITGIFFNGIKSQ
- a CDS encoding MCE family protein; its protein translation is MPINKLSHEFKVGLLITVGLAVALVAVLSVGERQGLLKQRYYLNARFDDVSGLQEGAPVRVSGFQVGVVKSIALVEIGGRQKVEARLRIEKQAQPRIRQGSMARISSMGLLGDKLVEIVPASMDRPMMENGGELSTIAVMAPEEIMGKVAEISDTLNSTAISLNVIMKKIEKGTGTLGKMIDDPRLYTNLDSALVSLNHLIILVKNNKGTVGKLMNDPSLYNNLNQTMSNINTISDSLKRGQGTLGRMIREPELFNTLDSTSRRLNLILNRMEKGEGNLGKLSKDEDLYKNLKESSEELNKLIKDIKKDPKKYLGISVF